In the genome of Chrysemys picta bellii isolate R12L10 chromosome 19, ASM1138683v2, whole genome shotgun sequence, one region contains:
- the LOC101952250 gene encoding claudin-4-like: MASMGLQVLGIALSVIGWLGTILCCGLPMWRVTAFIGNNIVVAQIIWEGLWMNCVVQSTGQMQCKVYDSMLALPQDLQAARALVVIAIVLAVLGLLLAIIGGKCTNCVEDASAKAKVMIVSGIIFIIAGIMILIPVSWSANNIIRDFYNPMVTEAQKRELGASLYIGWAASALLLIGGALLCCSCPPRNEKPYSAKYTAARSVPASNYV, from the coding sequence ATGGCTTCTATGGGGCTTCAGGTGCTGGGCATTGCCCTCTCTGTCATTGGCTGGCTGGGCACCATCCTGTGCTGTGGGCTCCCCATGTGGAGGGTGACGGCCTTCATCGGGAACAACATTGTGGTGGCTCAGATCATCTGGGAGGGGCTGTGGATGAACTGCGTGGTGCAGAGCACGGGCCAGATGCAGTGCAAGGTCTACGACTCCATGCTGGCGCTGCCCCAGGACCTGCAGGCGGCTCGTGCCTTGGTGGTGATCGCCATCGTGCTGGCCGTGCTCGGCCTCCTCCTGGCCATCATTGGAGGGAAATGCACCAACTGCGTGGAGGACGCTTCTGCCAAAGCCAAAGTCATGATCGTCTCTGGAATCATCTTCATCATTGCTGGCATCATGATCCTCATTCCCGTCTCCTGGTCAGCCAACAACATCATCCGGGATTTCTACAACCCTATGGTCACCGAGGCGCAGAAGAGAGAGCTGGGGGCCTCCCTGTACATCGGCTGGGCTGCATCTGCTCTCCTGCTCATTGGGGGGGCCCTGCTCTGCTGCAGCTGCCCCCCCCGGAATGAGAAACCCTACTCTGCCAAGTACACGGCTGCTCGCTCGGTGCCGGCCAGCAACTACGTCTAG